In Oceanidesulfovibrio indonesiensis, a single window of DNA contains:
- the carB gene encoding carbamoyl-phosphate synthase large subunit: MPKRTDIHKIMLIGSGPIVIGQACEFDYSGTQACKALKEEGYEVILVNSNPATIMTDPGTADRTYVEPITPEVVAQIIEKERPDALLPTLGGQTGLNTAVAVAESGILEKYGVELIGARLDSIQRAESREQFREAMASIGLAVPKSIFARNMDDVKRAAQEVPFPIIVRPAFTLGGTGGGVAYNQEDLEHYASQGIAASLTHEVMLEESVLGWKEYELEVMRDKNNNCVIICSIENFDAMGVHTGDSITVAPAQTLSDREYQKMRDAAIAIMGVIGVETGGSNVQFAINPDNGDMVVIEMNPRVSRSSALASKATGFPIAKIAAKLAVGYTLDELPNDITRETMASFEPTIDYVVTKIPRFTFEKFPGAQDVLTTSMKSVGEAMSIGRTFKESLQKGLRSLETGMPGLGKDFDKLGREMTDEQRAAWKDEVLTAIRTPNSKRMYQIREAMIAGASVEEIHDVTWIDPWFLRQIEEIVLFEEELRQFGLNKLISPEDEDLAVMLRRAKEMGFSDRQLAALWRRKPNDIRDLRKELGIEPTYYLVDTCAAEFEAYTPYYYSTYESGEELDTGTNKKIVILGGGPNRIGQGIEFDYCCCHASFALKDMGIDSIMVNSNPETVSTDYDTSDRLYFEPLTFEDVMNIIEKEEPDGVIVQFGGQTPLNLAVPLQRAGVPIIGTSPDSIDRAEDRERFHALLKKLNLRQPPNGLAYSAEGARVIAKEIGYPVVVRPGYVLGGRAMEIVYSEDDLDRYFEEALLVSGGRAKEDNPILVDKFLENAIEIDVDALCDGEDTYVAGIMEHIEEAGVHSGDSACVLPPHTVPDHLVKEIERQTAALAEELRVIGLMNIQFAIKDGEIYIIEVNPRASRTAPFVSKATSVPLPRLATRVMLGEKLKDLDPWSMRRGGYVSVKESVLPFNRFPGVDVLLGPEMRSTGEVMGVDETFGLAFLKSQLAAGYALPERGKVFVSVNERDKTPATLEVCRLFAGLDFEFVATEGTAGFLNENGVSAEKVLKVYEGRPNIVDQIKNNEIALVINTASGRKTVHDSVVLRRAALLYNIPYATTIAGARAMAQAVSERQGRGYTVTSLQEHYGN, from the coding sequence ATGCCAAAGCGCACCGACATCCACAAGATCATGCTTATCGGCTCCGGGCCCATCGTCATCGGCCAGGCCTGCGAGTTCGACTATTCCGGGACCCAGGCCTGCAAGGCCCTGAAAGAGGAGGGGTACGAGGTCATCCTCGTGAACTCCAATCCGGCCACCATCATGACCGATCCGGGCACGGCCGATCGAACCTACGTGGAGCCGATCACGCCGGAGGTGGTCGCGCAGATCATCGAAAAAGAGCGACCCGACGCATTGCTGCCCACCCTTGGCGGACAGACCGGCCTGAACACGGCCGTTGCCGTGGCCGAGTCCGGCATCCTGGAGAAGTACGGCGTGGAGCTCATCGGCGCCAGACTGGACTCCATCCAGCGGGCCGAGAGCCGGGAGCAGTTCCGCGAGGCCATGGCCTCCATCGGCCTGGCCGTGCCCAAGTCCATCTTTGCCCGCAACATGGACGATGTGAAGCGCGCCGCTCAGGAAGTTCCCTTCCCCATCATCGTCCGGCCCGCCTTCACCCTGGGCGGCACCGGCGGGGGAGTGGCCTACAACCAGGAAGACCTGGAGCACTACGCGTCCCAGGGCATCGCCGCCTCGCTGACACACGAGGTCATGCTTGAGGAGTCCGTACTGGGTTGGAAGGAGTACGAACTGGAGGTGATGCGCGACAAGAACAACAACTGCGTCATCATCTGCTCCATCGAAAACTTCGACGCCATGGGCGTGCATACTGGCGACTCCATCACCGTGGCGCCGGCGCAGACCTTGAGCGACCGCGAGTACCAGAAGATGCGCGACGCGGCCATCGCCATCATGGGAGTCATCGGGGTGGAGACCGGCGGGTCCAACGTCCAGTTCGCCATCAATCCGGACAACGGCGACATGGTGGTCATCGAAATGAACCCGCGCGTGTCGCGGTCCTCAGCTTTGGCGTCCAAGGCCACTGGCTTCCCCATAGCCAAGATCGCGGCCAAGCTCGCCGTGGGTTATACCCTGGATGAGTTGCCCAACGACATAACGCGCGAGACCATGGCGTCCTTCGAGCCGACCATCGACTACGTGGTCACCAAAATCCCGCGCTTCACCTTCGAAAAGTTCCCGGGCGCGCAGGACGTGCTGACCACCTCCATGAAGAGCGTGGGCGAGGCCATGTCCATCGGACGGACGTTCAAGGAGTCATTGCAAAAGGGACTGCGCTCCCTGGAGACCGGCATGCCCGGTCTGGGCAAGGATTTCGACAAGCTCGGCCGGGAGATGACGGATGAACAGCGCGCAGCCTGGAAGGACGAGGTGCTCACGGCCATCCGCACGCCCAACTCCAAACGCATGTACCAGATCCGCGAAGCCATGATCGCCGGCGCCAGCGTGGAGGAGATCCATGACGTCACGTGGATCGACCCCTGGTTCCTGCGGCAGATCGAAGAGATCGTGCTCTTCGAGGAGGAGCTCAGGCAGTTCGGCCTGAACAAGCTCATCAGCCCCGAGGATGAAGACCTCGCGGTCATGCTGCGGCGGGCCAAGGAAATGGGTTTTTCGGATCGCCAGCTCGCAGCGCTCTGGCGGCGCAAGCCGAACGACATCCGCGACCTGCGCAAGGAACTGGGCATAGAGCCCACCTACTATCTGGTGGATACCTGCGCGGCCGAGTTCGAGGCGTATACTCCGTACTACTACTCGACCTATGAATCGGGCGAGGAGCTGGACACTGGCACAAACAAGAAGATCGTCATCCTGGGCGGCGGGCCCAACCGCATCGGCCAGGGCATCGAGTTCGATTACTGCTGCTGCCACGCCTCCTTCGCGCTCAAGGACATGGGCATCGACTCCATCATGGTGAACTCCAACCCGGAGACCGTGTCCACGGACTACGACACCTCGGACCGCCTGTACTTCGAGCCGCTGACCTTCGAGGATGTCATGAACATCATCGAGAAGGAGGAGCCGGACGGCGTCATCGTCCAGTTCGGCGGGCAGACGCCGCTCAACCTCGCGGTGCCGCTCCAGCGCGCCGGCGTGCCCATCATCGGCACCTCGCCGGATTCCATCGACCGCGCCGAGGACCGCGAACGCTTCCACGCCCTGCTCAAGAAACTCAACCTGCGTCAGCCGCCCAATGGTCTGGCCTACAGCGCCGAAGGCGCACGGGTAATTGCCAAGGAGATCGGTTATCCCGTGGTGGTCCGTCCGGGATACGTGCTTGGCGGCCGAGCCATGGAGATCGTCTACTCCGAGGACGATCTGGACCGCTACTTCGAGGAGGCGCTCCTTGTTTCCGGCGGCCGCGCCAAGGAGGACAACCCCATCCTCGTAGACAAGTTCCTTGAGAACGCCATCGAGATCGACGTAGACGCCCTCTGCGACGGCGAGGATACCTACGTGGCCGGCATCATGGAGCACATCGAGGAAGCCGGCGTGCATTCCGGCGACTCGGCCTGCGTGCTGCCCCCGCATACCGTGCCTGACCATCTGGTGAAGGAGATCGAACGCCAGACGGCCGCATTGGCCGAGGAGCTGCGCGTTATCGGTCTTATGAACATCCAGTTCGCCATCAAAGACGGCGAGATATACATCATCGAGGTCAACCCCCGCGCCAGCCGCACCGCGCCGTTCGTGTCCAAGGCCACCAGCGTGCCCCTGCCGCGACTCGCCACCCGCGTCATGCTGGGCGAGAAGCTCAAGGACCTGGATCCATGGAGCATGCGTCGGGGCGGCTACGTCTCGGTCAAGGAATCGGTGCTGCCGTTCAACCGCTTCCCGGGCGTGGATGTTCTGCTCGGACCCGAGATGCGCTCCACCGGCGAGGTCATGGGCGTGGATGAGACCTTCGGCCTGGCCTTCCTCAAGAGTCAACTCGCCGCTGGATACGCGCTCCCCGAGCGGGGCAAGGTCTTCGTCTCCGTAAACGAACGCGACAAGACCCCCGCAACGCTGGAGGTGTGCAGGCTCTTCGCTGGACTGGACTTCGAGTTCGTGGCCACTGAAGGCACGGCCGGGTTCCTTAATGAGAACGGCGTGAGCGCCGAGAAGGTCCTGAAGGTCTACGAAGGCAGGCCGAACATCGTGGATCAGATCAAGAACAACGAGATCGCCCTCGTCATCAACACCGCATCGGGCCGGAAAACGGTCCACGACTCCGTGGTCCTGCGCCGGGCGGCGCTGCTCTACAACATCCCCTACGCCACCACCATTGCCGGCGCCCGAGCCATGGCCCAGGCCGTGAGCGAGCGCCAGGGCAGGGGATACACGGTAACCAGCCTGCAAGAGCACTACGGCAACTAA
- a CDS encoding prepilin peptidase — protein sequence MSPATMEILARAYPGLAFFLGLLLGSFYNVCIHRYLSGESIVFPGSKCPYCSHSLSWWENLPLASFIFLRGKCRSCAEPISWRYPTVELFSGLWAFGLAMKFPLNLTAGPMEIGWEWSLAIFGVHMVVGGILIVASFIDFDSYILPDVLTLPGAVLALAGAYFVLRPTLGWPSLVESLVGAGIGAGLFWLLQFLYRKLKGMEGLGTGDIKLMLLLGAWNGWMALPFTLLAAGVTAIAGYIVYNRMNDTEEPTMVPFGPFLSLGGMLYVLFGDWYWAYMGGGM from the coding sequence ATGAGTCCTGCGACCATGGAAATACTCGCCCGCGCCTATCCGGGCCTGGCCTTCTTCCTCGGGCTGCTGCTCGGGTCCTTCTACAACGTCTGCATACACCGCTACCTGAGCGGAGAATCCATCGTCTTCCCTGGTTCCAAATGCCCGTACTGCAGTCATTCCCTTTCCTGGTGGGAAAACCTGCCCCTTGCCTCGTTCATTTTCCTGCGCGGCAAGTGCCGTTCCTGCGCCGAGCCCATCAGCTGGCGCTATCCCACTGTGGAGCTCTTCTCCGGCTTGTGGGCCTTCGGTCTGGCAATGAAATTCCCTCTGAACCTCACGGCCGGCCCCATGGAGATCGGCTGGGAATGGTCGCTGGCCATCTTCGGCGTGCATATGGTCGTCGGCGGCATTCTCATCGTGGCCAGTTTCATCGACTTCGACTCCTACATCCTCCCGGATGTCCTCACCCTGCCCGGCGCGGTGCTCGCCCTGGCCGGGGCGTACTTCGTGCTGCGGCCCACGCTGGGCTGGCCTTCGCTCGTGGAATCCCTGGTGGGCGCGGGCATTGGCGCCGGCCTGTTCTGGCTGTTGCAGTTCCTTTACCGCAAGCTCAAGGGCATGGAGGGTCTGGGCACGGGCGACATCAAACTCATGCTCCTGCTGGGCGCCTGGAACGGCTGGATGGCTCTGCCCTTCACCCTGCTCGCTGCCGGCGTCACCGCCATTGCCGGCTACATCGTATACAACCGGATGAACGACACCGAGGAGCCGACCATGGTGCCCTTCGGCCCGTTCCTGAGCCTGGGCGGCATGCTCTACGTGCTGTTCGGGGACTGGTACTGGGCCTACATGGGGGGCGGAATGTAA
- a CDS encoding cobalt transporter, translating into MQNSEATRRPGIYDSRLKIILAAAAGFLAWRSGPAGLFLYLAMLAGLAVVLRGGRVPLRAALVRGAIFAGFWAAAKFLFAVWEGAGSETAVTEAGLLGLRLLVLMGVGFALASSASPREMALGVASMLRPLLGKRAWRPALSLALMIHFLPVALALHERTSVAMAARRVERSRWVRFQLRLSSWLGGLSQEASSQAMAVAARGLDREEAWRAPMPVHAGEWLAGLVLLILLYAAGRI; encoded by the coding sequence ATGCAAAACAGCGAAGCAACGCGGCGGCCGGGCATATACGACTCCCGCCTCAAAATCATTCTTGCGGCGGCGGCCGGATTTCTCGCGTGGCGCTCCGGCCCCGCGGGGCTTTTCCTCTATCTGGCCATGCTTGCGGGTCTGGCTGTGGTGCTCCGCGGCGGTCGCGTGCCGCTCAGGGCGGCGCTTGTCCGCGGCGCCATCTTCGCTGGTTTCTGGGCCGCAGCGAAGTTCCTTTTTGCCGTGTGGGAGGGCGCCGGATCGGAAACTGCCGTTACCGAAGCAGGCCTTCTGGGCTTGCGGCTTCTCGTACTCATGGGAGTGGGATTCGCCCTGGCCTCTTCGGCATCGCCGCGGGAGATGGCCCTTGGCGTGGCGTCCATGCTGCGGCCGCTGCTGGGCAAACGTGCCTGGCGCCCTGCCCTGTCCCTCGCCCTGATGATCCATTTCCTGCCTGTCGCGCTGGCCCTGCACGAACGCACGAGCGTGGCAATGGCTGCGCGGCGGGTGGAGCGTTCGCGCTGGGTGCGTTTTCAGCTGCGGCTGTCCTCATGGTTGGGCGGACTTTCGCAGGAAGCGTCCAGCCAGGCCATGGCCGTGGCCGCCCGAGGGTTGGACCGCGAAGAGGCCTGGCGCGCGCCAATGCCGGTGCACGCCGGCGAGTGGCTGGCCGGCCTGGTGCTGTTGATTCTGCTCTACGCGGCCGGTCGCATCTGA
- a CDS encoding Crp/Fnr family transcriptional regulator — protein sequence MPENDTNSSFGSVESAMAAVDLFSELEPEARSRMAAAASFVRVPARTQLFEAGSEALGFYAVLEGRVRLYQMSPTGKEHTIHAPGPGDVFAEAAVFKGRNYPASAQALEDSLLLFFDRHKLRRAIAADPDLAFAMLGLLAQRMRLLVNKLEAVTLKEVPARLAGHLLLLAASQQTEQDGELPEPATTVTLNLAKGHLATLLGATPETLSRALKSLASQELIEIKGRRITLLDPEGLEEVAEGLV from the coding sequence ATGCCCGAGAACGACACGAACTCCTCCTTTGGTTCCGTGGAATCCGCCATGGCCGCTGTGGATCTCTTCAGCGAGCTCGAACCCGAGGCGCGCAGCCGCATGGCTGCGGCAGCCAGCTTCGTGCGCGTGCCGGCCAGGACCCAGCTTTTCGAGGCCGGCAGCGAGGCTCTCGGCTTCTACGCCGTGCTCGAAGGCCGCGTGCGGCTCTACCAGATGTCGCCCACGGGCAAGGAGCACACCATCCACGCCCCGGGACCCGGCGATGTCTTTGCCGAGGCGGCCGTGTTCAAGGGCAGGAACTACCCGGCCTCGGCCCAGGCCCTGGAAGATTCGCTGCTCCTCTTCTTCGACAGGCACAAGCTGCGCCGCGCCATCGCCGCCGATCCGGATCTGGCATTCGCCATGCTCGGCCTGCTCGCCCAGCGCATGCGCCTGCTCGTGAACAAGCTCGAGGCCGTTACTCTCAAGGAAGTCCCGGCGAGACTCGCCGGCCATCTGCTGCTTCTGGCCGCGTCCCAGCAGACGGAACAGGACGGCGAACTGCCGGAGCCCGCGACCACTGTGACCCTCAACCTGGCCAAGGGCCACCTCGCCACGCTGCTCGGCGCCACGCCGGAAACCCTTTCCCGCGCGCTCAAATCTCTGGCCTCCCAGGAACTCATCGAGATCAAAGGGCGCAGGATCACTCTTCTCGATCCGGAAGGGCTGGAGGAAGTAGCCGAGGGCCTTGTCTAG
- a CDS encoding response regulator, producing MAFLFLPEKVVVYETEISMPLRPDVAPRKNILVVDSERVTRLTFESILTRAGYRVVTAANLDEALQALQRMRFHAILADIVRGRGPALDLLAMMDNAGDSTPLVVVDKHEDSESAGACLSLGACRYLAKPVHTDELLRVMKQVLN from the coding sequence ATGGCTTTCCTTTTTCTGCCCGAGAAGGTAGTCGTTTACGAGACGGAGATCTCCATGCCCTTACGACCGGACGTCGCGCCCAGGAAAAACATTCTCGTTGTTGACTCCGAGCGAGTGACACGGTTGACATTCGAATCGATTCTTACTCGCGCCGGATATCGCGTCGTCACCGCCGCGAATCTGGATGAAGCGCTCCAGGCGCTTCAGCGAATGCGTTTTCACGCCATTCTCGCCGACATCGTACGAGGCAGGGGGCCGGCTCTGGACCTTCTTGCCATGATGGACAACGCCGGCGACTCCACTCCGCTCGTGGTCGTGGATAAGCACGAGGACTCCGAGTCGGCCGGCGCCTGCCTGTCTCTGGGGGCATGTCGGTATCTGGCCAAACCCGTGCATACCGACGAGCTTCTCAGGGTCATGAAGCAGGTGCTCAACTAA
- a CDS encoding NAD-dependent succinate-semialdehyde dehydrogenase — MSFLETILSRSACLVGSEWVAADSGETIDVNNPATGEIIGSVPKCGRQETARAVQVAAASFAGWRARTAIQRADVILRWRDLIVEHQEELARLMTMEQGKPLAEARGEVAHGAGYLRWFAEEARRVYGEIVPPPVAGRVQLVTRNPVGVVGIITPWNFPLAMIARKIGPALAVGCPSVIKPASQTPFSALALAELAMQAGVPEGVINVVTGDARAIGAELTENPTVRKISFTGSTEVGKVLLRQCAGTVKKVSMELGGNAPFIIFDDADLDRAVAGAAASKFRNSGQTCVCANRFYVQDGVYDAFVDKFCAAVAGLKVGNGLEDGVDQGPLIDRKAVAHVESQIADAVARGGRIVIGGKRHELGGNFFEPTVIADATSDMSFARDETFGPIAPIFRFADEAEAVVQANDTNYGLAAYLYTRSIGRAFRVSEALEYGLVGVNEGMFSSCEAPFGGVKESGLGREGSHHGIDDYVELKSICMGLGD, encoded by the coding sequence ATGTCTTTTTTGGAGACCATACTGTCGCGCAGCGCCTGCCTCGTGGGCAGCGAGTGGGTCGCGGCGGATTCCGGTGAAACCATTGACGTGAACAATCCGGCAACCGGAGAAATCATCGGCAGCGTGCCGAAATGCGGCCGCCAGGAAACCGCTCGCGCCGTGCAGGTTGCCGCGGCGTCCTTTGCGGGTTGGCGTGCCCGCACGGCCATCCAGCGCGCGGATGTGATACTGCGCTGGCGCGATCTGATTGTGGAACATCAGGAGGAGCTGGCCAGGTTGATGACCATGGAGCAGGGCAAGCCCCTGGCCGAGGCCCGCGGCGAGGTCGCCCACGGCGCCGGGTATCTGCGCTGGTTCGCCGAGGAGGCCCGTCGCGTCTACGGTGAGATCGTCCCGCCCCCTGTTGCCGGCAGGGTCCAGCTCGTGACCAGAAATCCGGTGGGCGTGGTGGGCATCATCACCCCCTGGAATTTTCCCCTGGCCATGATCGCCCGCAAGATAGGTCCAGCCCTGGCCGTGGGCTGCCCGTCCGTCATAAAGCCGGCCAGCCAGACCCCGTTTTCCGCATTGGCTCTGGCCGAACTCGCCATGCAGGCCGGGGTGCCCGAGGGAGTTATCAACGTGGTAACGGGCGATGCCCGGGCCATCGGCGCCGAACTCACCGAAAACCCGACCGTGCGCAAGATCAGCTTCACCGGCTCAACCGAGGTGGGCAAGGTTCTGCTCCGGCAATGCGCCGGCACGGTGAAGAAGGTATCCATGGAGCTCGGCGGCAACGCGCCGTTCATCATCTTCGACGATGCGGATCTGGATCGCGCCGTGGCCGGCGCCGCGGCGAGCAAGTTCCGCAACAGCGGGCAGACATGCGTGTGCGCCAACCGCTTCTACGTGCAGGACGGTGTGTACGACGCCTTCGTGGACAAGTTCTGCGCGGCAGTGGCCGGGCTCAAGGTGGGGAACGGCCTGGAGGACGGCGTCGACCAGGGCCCCCTCATCGACAGAAAGGCCGTGGCGCACGTGGAATCCCAGATCGCCGACGCCGTGGCCAGGGGCGGCCGCATCGTGATAGGCGGCAAGCGCCACGAGCTGGGCGGCAACTTCTTCGAGCCCACGGTCATAGCGGACGCCACCAGCGACATGTCCTTTGCTCGCGACGAGACCTTCGGCCCGATTGCCCCGATCTTCCGTTTCGCGGATGAGGCCGAGGCCGTGGTTCAGGCCAATGATACGAACTACGGTCTGGCCGCCTACCTGTACACGCGCAGCATCGGCCGGGCGTTCCGGGTTTCCGAAGCTCTGGAGTATGGCCTCGTGGGTGTGAACGAGGGGATGTTCTCCAGCTGCGAGGCGCCGTTCGGCGGCGTGAAGGAAAGCGGCCTGGGCCGCGAAGGCTCCCACCACGGCATCGACGATTATGTGGAGCTCAAGTCCATCTGCATGGGCCTGGGCGATTAG
- a CDS encoding NAD(P)/FAD-dependent oxidoreductase: MFDVLILGAGAAGLTCARECAARGRRTLALDHAGVPGAKIRISGGGKCNFTNTGASARDYVCSNPHFVKSALSQYTPWDFVDFMQRHGLPVRDMGRGMLFSDKAKAVAEALYRDALAMGAEFALNIAIRSAKMENGVFRVDTDRGAFSGRSLVLAVGGPAWPQAGASSLGCTLAERFGLRCLETRPGLVPLVAGQDLAPLCRELTGVSLPVRIAPPHSAEGALLFTHHGVSGPAVLDASLAWREGRTLSIDLAPDVDVVEAMGKSPRMEVRNALAGLLPKRLAGWLCTRGGWEGPVAGLSRKQLTALEAALHSFEFTPRGTAGYSKAEVTLGGVDTDHFSSKTMEAKQIPGLYCVGELLDVTGRLGGYNLQWAWSSGYAAGRWA; the protein is encoded by the coding sequence GTGTTCGACGTTCTGATCCTCGGCGCCGGCGCCGCAGGGTTGACCTGCGCCAGGGAGTGCGCGGCGCGGGGAAGGCGCACACTGGCTCTGGACCATGCCGGCGTCCCGGGCGCCAAGATTCGCATTTCCGGCGGCGGAAAGTGCAACTTTACCAACACCGGCGCATCGGCCCGTGATTATGTCTGCTCCAACCCGCACTTCGTCAAATCTGCGTTGTCCCAGTATACGCCTTGGGATTTCGTGGATTTCATGCAACGCCACGGATTGCCGGTGCGGGACATGGGCAGGGGAATGCTCTTCAGCGACAAAGCGAAGGCCGTGGCCGAGGCGCTTTATCGCGACGCTCTGGCCATGGGCGCGGAGTTCGCACTCAATATCGCCATTCGCTCCGCCAAAATGGAGAACGGTGTTTTCCGCGTGGATACGGATCGCGGCGCATTCTCCGGCAGGTCGCTCGTGCTGGCCGTGGGAGGACCGGCGTGGCCCCAGGCCGGCGCATCGAGTCTCGGCTGCACGCTGGCGGAGCGGTTCGGCCTGCGTTGCCTTGAAACGCGACCGGGGCTGGTGCCTCTGGTGGCAGGGCAGGACCTGGCGCCGTTGTGCCGGGAATTGACCGGAGTCTCGCTGCCTGTGCGCATCGCGCCGCCGCACTCCGCCGAGGGAGCGCTGCTGTTCACCCACCATGGCGTATCCGGGCCGGCGGTGCTGGACGCCTCCCTGGCGTGGAGGGAGGGACGAACACTGTCCATCGACTTGGCGCCGGACGTGGATGTGGTCGAGGCGATGGGCAAATCGCCGCGCATGGAGGTGCGGAATGCCTTGGCGGGGCTGCTGCCGAAGCGTCTCGCCGGGTGGCTCTGTACGCGAGGCGGCTGGGAGGGGCCGGTGGCAGGTCTCTCCAGGAAGCAGTTGACTGCGCTGGAGGCCGCGCTCCACAGTTTCGAATTCACTCCCCGCGGCACGGCTGGGTATTCCAAGGCCGAGGTGACTCTCGGCGGCGTGGATACGGACCATTTTTCTTCCAAGACAATGGAGGCGAAGCAGATTCCGGGGTTGTATTGCGTCGGCGAACTGCTGGACGTGACGGGCAGGCTCGGCGGGTACAACCTGCAATGGGCCTGGTCGTCTGGTTACGCGGCCGGCCGGTGGGCGTAA
- a CDS encoding N-acyl homoserine lactonase family protein, with product MPYTITPLLVGVRNVDQGIMTYQQGYGKRIWLPMWAFLLREKGGEGRTVIVDTGLEDFVNPPEFIEDTGLEALFMDEALEQQGLTANDVDAVINTHLHDDHCGNNPMFENTPIYVQRAELEACLHPHPLDYRYEPSFVEDLDVRPVEGDTEIFPGITLMATPGHTPGSQAVKVETEDGPVVITGMCCSGENFPENGPAICPGVHCDAFSAYDEIQKLKALRDQGATLLPLHELSLAGKTIG from the coding sequence ATGCCATATACCATAACGCCGCTGCTCGTGGGCGTACGCAACGTGGACCAGGGAATCATGACCTACCAGCAGGGGTATGGAAAACGCATCTGGCTACCCATGTGGGCGTTTCTGTTGCGGGAAAAGGGCGGAGAAGGACGCACCGTCATCGTGGACACGGGCCTCGAAGATTTCGTCAACCCGCCCGAGTTCATCGAAGACACAGGGCTCGAAGCGCTGTTCATGGACGAAGCGCTGGAGCAGCAAGGGCTTACGGCGAATGACGTCGACGCCGTCATCAACACCCACCTGCATGACGACCACTGCGGCAACAACCCCATGTTCGAGAATACGCCTATCTACGTGCAGCGCGCCGAACTGGAAGCGTGCCTGCACCCGCATCCGCTGGATTACCGCTACGAACCCTCGTTCGTGGAAGATCTGGACGTGCGGCCCGTGGAAGGCGACACGGAAATATTCCCCGGCATCACCCTCATGGCCACGCCGGGGCACACTCCGGGAAGCCAGGCCGTGAAGGTGGAGACCGAGGACGGACCCGTGGTCATCACCGGCATGTGCTGCAGTGGAGAAAACTTTCCGGAGAACGGCCCGGCCATCTGCCCCGGGGTGCATTGCGACGCCTTCTCGGCTTATGACGAGATCCAGAAGCTCAAGGCTCTGCGTGACCAGGGCGCGACACTGTTGCCCCTGCACGAACTGAGTCTGGCAGGCAAGACCATCGGGTAG
- a CDS encoding DsrE family protein, whose translation MTNYLFMLSCSKDDDRVRRCLRLAKLAVLKGRDVHLFLTDDAVTLAKRMSPRVFETLPEPPRDEIDKLIEFLRKARITIHLEKRSVRDKLAPQSPLPEGATLCAEARLIDMAENARVFSF comes from the coding sequence GTGACAAACTACCTTTTCATGCTTAGTTGTTCGAAAGACGATGATCGCGTGCGGCGCTGCCTGCGTCTGGCCAAGCTGGCCGTGCTCAAGGGCCGGGACGTGCACCTCTTTCTGACGGACGATGCCGTGACCCTGGCCAAGCGCATGAGTCCACGCGTGTTCGAGACGCTGCCCGAGCCCCCGCGCGACGAGATCGACAAACTCATCGAATTTCTGCGCAAGGCCAGAATCACTATCCATCTGGAAAAGCGCAGCGTCCGCGACAAACTGGCTCCGCAGTCGCCGCTTCCGGAGGGCGCAACGCTCTGCGCCGAGGCGCGTCTCATCGACATGGCGGAGAATGCCAGGGTATTCTCTTTCTGA